A single Lolium perenne isolate Kyuss_39 chromosome 6, Kyuss_2.0, whole genome shotgun sequence DNA region contains:
- the LOC127308058 gene encoding uncharacterized protein isoform X1, with the protein MNVEWSNKAVVMKYLFKYVTKGSEMMLLQAPQSVTKPPGPSDGKGEIGSQVERAMFTETSPEQPEEVLDPQVQSKELGLPASDAPDSPPAPSAAPLVDRSSNKAQAAADSGGCSGQEKEGLS; encoded by the exons ATGAATGTTGAGTGGTCCAACAAAGCCGTGGTGATGAAATACTTGTTCAAGTATGTTACAAAAGGCTCTGAAATGATGCTCCTGCAGGCACCACAATCGGTCACGAAACCTCCTGGACCTAG CGATGGCAAGGGTGAGATTGGCTCACAAGTCGAGAGGGCCATGTTCACAGAAACGTCGCCTGAACAGCCCGAGGAAGTGCTGGATCCTCAAGTTCAGTCTAAAGAG CTTGGTTTGCCTGCATCTGATGCTCCAGATTCTCCACCTGCCCCGTCCGCTGCTCCTTTAGTGGACAGGTCATCAAACAAA GCGCAAGCAGCCGCAGACTCGGGCGGATGCAGCGGGCAAGAAAAAGAAGGCCTGAGCTAG
- the LOC127308058 gene encoding uncharacterized protein isoform X3 produces MNVEWSNKAVVMKYLFKYVTKGSEMMLLQAPQSVTKPPGPSDGKGEIGSQVERAMFTETSPEQPEEVLDPQVQSKEAQAAADSGGCSGQEKEGLS; encoded by the exons ATGAATGTTGAGTGGTCCAACAAAGCCGTGGTGATGAAATACTTGTTCAAGTATGTTACAAAAGGCTCTGAAATGATGCTCCTGCAGGCACCACAATCGGTCACGAAACCTCCTGGACCTAG CGATGGCAAGGGTGAGATTGGCTCACAAGTCGAGAGGGCCATGTTCACAGAAACGTCGCCTGAACAGCCCGAGGAAGTGCTGGATCCTCAAGTTCAGTCTAAAGAG GCGCAAGCAGCCGCAGACTCGGGCGGATGCAGCGGGCAAGAAAAAGAAGGCCTGAGCTAG
- the LOC127308058 gene encoding uncharacterized protein isoform X2 has protein sequence MNVEWSNKAVVMKYLFKYVTKGSEMMLLQAPQSVTKPPGPSDGKGEIGSQVERAMFTETSPEQPEEVLDPQVQSKELGLPASDAPDSPPAPSAAPLVDRRKQPQTRADAAGKKKKA, from the exons ATGAATGTTGAGTGGTCCAACAAAGCCGTGGTGATGAAATACTTGTTCAAGTATGTTACAAAAGGCTCTGAAATGATGCTCCTGCAGGCACCACAATCGGTCACGAAACCTCCTGGACCTAG CGATGGCAAGGGTGAGATTGGCTCACAAGTCGAGAGGGCCATGTTCACAGAAACGTCGCCTGAACAGCCCGAGGAAGTGCTGGATCCTCAAGTTCAGTCTAAAGAG CTTGGTTTGCCTGCATCTGATGCTCCAGATTCTCCACCTGCCCCGTCCGCTGCTCCTTTAGTGGACAG GCGCAAGCAGCCGCAGACTCGGGCGGATGCAGCGGGCAAGAAAAAGAAGGCCTGA